One Solanum pennellii chromosome 9, SPENNV200 DNA segment encodes these proteins:
- the LOC107030050 gene encoding uncharacterized protein LOC107030050, with amino-acid sequence MAPFEALYGRRSPIEWFAVGEVALISRILVHEAIEKICFYLRDVENSPKSHKSYVNFRLLDLEFEVYDWVYLKISPMKGVMRFVKKGKLNPYFVGPYDILKSVGKVAYELNFPNELASVHPVFYVSMLKKYVGDPTSIVSLEGIEIKENLYYEEVLVEILYRKVKKLRDKEVSSVKVQWRNHLVEGATREAKSDRMSQYPHLFLSTPTLA; translated from the coding sequence atggctccatttgaggctcTTTATGGAAGGAGATCTCCTATAGAATGGTTTGCGGTGGGTGAAGTTGCTCTTATAAGTCGAATATTGGTACATGAGGCCATAGAGAagatttgtttttatttgagAGATGTTGAGAACAGCCCAAAGTCGCACAAGTCTTACGTCAATTTTAGGTTGTTGGATCTTGAATTTGAGGTTTATGATTGGGTTTATTTGAAAatctcacccatgaagggtgttatgaggtttgtgAAGAAAGGAAAGCTTAATCCCTATTTTGTAGGACCATATGATATTTTGAAGAGTGTTGGTAAAGTTGCATATGAGcttaattttccaaatgagttggcATCGGTGCATCCAGTTTTCTATGTatctatgttgaagaaatatGTTGGCGATCCAACATCCATAGTTTCCTTAGAAGGTattgaaattaaagagaatCTTTATTATGAAGAGGTGTTGGTTGAGATTTTATACCGGAAAGTCAAAAAGTTGAGAGATAAGGAAGTTTCTTCCGTAAAAGTTCAATGGAGGAATCatttagttgagggtgctactcGGGAGGCCAAGTCCGATAGGATGTCTCAATATCCTCATCTATTTCTTTCTACTCCTACTCTAGCTTGA